A genomic segment from Gracilinanus agilis isolate LMUSP501 chromosome 1, AgileGrace, whole genome shotgun sequence encodes:
- the SYCE2 gene encoding synaptonemal complex central element protein 2: MEAHAQLAAREGGKARGSGLESSTCSTLSLDSSPAASSPGPEERPQPPTPRGAPLAKKLLGTVMSEQDLKNKEQDQHQDQAGPSIFSELERNSSPNDVQGRFSSPSLSVSNADSHTETLDGKTSSFFVALDASIETLQKRAQQLIDSINESRQKDHTLMSNFRDSLKMKVSDLVEKLEERMYQIYDHHNKLIQEKLQEFSEKMEKINNLETELKQVCHTVETVYKDLCVQPEI; this comes from the exons ATGGAGGCACATGCGCAATTGGCCGCGCGGGAAGGCGGGAAGGCCCGAGGCAGCGGCCTCGAGAGTTCTACGTGCTCAACCCTCAGCCTGGACTCCAGCCCTGCTGCTTCGTCTCCGGGGCCTGAGGAGCGACCCCAGCCACCCACCCCACGGGGTGCCCCATTAGCCAAGAAGCTTTTAGGG ACTGTCATGTCTGAACAGGACCTCAAAAATAAGGAACAGGATCAGCATCAGGATCAAGCGGGACCTTCTATTTTCTCTGAATTGGAAAGAAATAGCTCACCCAATGATGTGCAGGGAAG ATTTTCTAGCCCCTCACTGTCAGTCTCCAATGCAGACAGCCACACAGAAACCTTGGATGGGAAGACATCAAGTTTCTTTGTAGCTCTGGATGCCAGCATCGAAACTTTACAAAAAAGGGCCCAGCAGCTGATTGACAGCATCAATGAAAGCAGGCAGAAGGACCACACGCTCATGAGCAACTTCAGAGACAGCCTCAAGATGAAG GTGTCAGATTTGGTTGAGAAGTTGGAAGAAAGGATGTATCAGATTTATGATCACCATAACAAGCTCATTCAAGAGAAGCTGCAAGAGTTCTCAGAAAAGATGGAGAAGATCAATAATTTAGAAACTGAGCTCAAACAAGTCTGCCACACTGTGGAAACTGTATACAAAGATTTGTGTGTGCAGCCTGAAATATGA